GGTCACCGAATACCTCAACCCGCGCTACGCGCGTATCGAGGCACTGCCCGCACCGACCGATCGTGAACGCGGGCAGTGGTACTACCAGCGGTACGTCGCGAAATTGCCCACCAAGGGCGAGATCGTCCTGTTCGACCGGTCCTGGTACAACCGCGCGGGCGTCGAGAAGGTGATGGGTTTCTGCACTCCGCAGGAGCATGCGCTGTTCCTGCAGCAGACACCGATTTTCGAGCAGATGCTGATCGACGACGGAATTCTGTTGCGCAAGTACTGGTTTTCGGTGTCCGAGGACGAGCAGTTACGCCGTTTCCGCGCCCGGCGCAACGACCCGGTGCGGCAGTGGAAACTCAGCCCGATGGACCTCGAATCGCTGTACAAGTGGGAAGACTATTCGAAGGCTCGCGACGAGATGATGGCCTACACCGACAAGCCTTCCAGCCCTTGGTATTTGGTGGAGTCAGATATCAAGAAGCACGCCCGGCTCAACATGATCTCGCATCTGTTGTCCACCATTGACTATCACCCGGTGAAGCTGGAAAAGGTGAAGCTGCCGTCGCGTCCGATCAAGACCGGCGACTACCAGCGGCCACCGCGCGAGTTGTCGACCTACGTCGACGACCACGTCGCGACGTTGATCGGCGACTCCGAGTGAGTGCTGCCTGATGCGGATCTACATCCCGGTGACGCTGGCCATGTTGCAGCAACTCGTCACCGATTCCGCGCTGCGGCCGATCAGCGGCACCGCGTTCGCGGTTACCCCGAAGCTGCGCGAGTCCTACGCCGAGGGTGACGACGACGAGCTCGGCGAGGTGGCGCTACGCGAGGCTGCGCTGGCGTCGCTGCGGCTGATGGCCGGCGCCGCAGAGGGTCCGGAGAGTGCCGGCGACTTGCCGCCGCGGCGCGCGGTGTTGGTGGCCGATGTCGGCGACGTCACACTGCGTCCAGATCTGGACGACGCGGTGGTGCGGGTCGGGGGCCCGGTGACTCTCGACGAGGTGGTCGCCGCGTTCGTCGACAACGCCGCCGCAGAAGCGCAGGTCAAGGCCGCTATCGAGGTGATCGACGCCGCCGATCTGGGGGACGAGGACGCCGAGCTGACCGTTGGGGATGCCCAGGATCACGACCTGGCCTGGTACGCCACTCAGGAGCTGCCGTTCCTGCTGGAACTGCTGTAACTCACAGCTTCGTGATAGCTACGGAACCGTAGGTTACGGTACCGTAGGTTCTGTCCCCAGTGAGAGCCAGGAGTTCCCCCAATGGACAGAAAAGTGTCGCGCGCTGCCGCTGACGTCATCGAGACGCAGCCCATTACGCTTGCCGGCGTGGAAACCCATCCCGGCTGGCATGCGCTGCGCAAACTCGCCCACCGCATCACGACGCCGCTGCTGCCGGACGACTACACCCGTCTCGCCAACCCGCTGTGGTCGGCGCGTGAACTGCGCGGCCGCATCGTCGAGGTGCGCCAGGAGACGAGTGACTCGGCGACGTTGGTGATCAGGCCGGGCTGGGGATTCAGCTTCGACTACGAGCCGGGTCAGTACATGGGCATCGGGCTGCTGATGGACGGCCGCTGGCGCTGGCGCTCGTACTCGCTGACGTCGAGCCCGCTGACCTCCGGCCCGCACCGCGGCGCCAAGACGGTGACCATCACGGTCAAGGCGATGCCCGAGGGCTTCCTGTCCAGTCACCTGGTCGACGGGGTTCAGCCCGGAACGATCGTGAGACTGGCTGCCCCGCAAGGCAATTTCGTGCTGCCCGACCCGGCGCCGCCGGCCGTGCTGTTCCTCACCGCCGGTTCCGGCATCACCCCGGTGATGTCGATGTTGCGCACTCTGGTCCGTCGGGATCAGATCACCGACGTGATCCACCTGCATTCGGCGCCCACCGCGGACGACGTGATGTTCGGCGCGGAACTCGAGCGACTGGCCGACGAGCACCCCGGCTACCGGCTGCAGTTGCGCACGACGCGCACGCAGGGTCGACTGGATCTGTCGAAGCTCGACGCCGAGGTGCCGGACTGGCGGATGCGGCAGACCTGGGCCTGCGGGCCCGAGGCGATGTTGAACTCCGCCGAGCAGTCTTGGGCCGCGGCCGGCCTCAAGACGCGCCTGCATTTGGAGCGGTTTGCCGTGTCGAAGGCGGCCCCGGCCGGCGCCGGCGGCACAGTCACGTTCGCCAAGACCGGGAAGAGCGTCGCAGCCGACGCCGCGACGTCGCTGATGGACGCCGGCGAGCAGCAGGGTGTACAGATGCCGTTCGGCTGCCGGATGGGTATCTGCCAGTCCTGCGTGGTAACCCTGACCGAGGGCCACGTCCGCGACTTGCGCACCGGCGAAGAGCGTGAGCCCGGGACACGAGTGCAGACCTGCGTTTCCGCCGCTTCGGGCGACTGTACTCTCGACGTTTAAGAGTTACCGACTAGTAACCTACGCTGACGTAGGTTACGATAACGTAGGTCAGGAACTCCCACCTGCAGGAAGGCAACCAGCACGATGGCGATCACCGACCTCGATGTCTTTGCGCATCTGACGGACGCCGACATCGAGAATCTGGGCGTCGAACTCGACGCCATTCGGCAGGACATTGAAGACTCCCGAGGCGAGCGCGACGCTCGCTACATCCACCGCACCATCGCCGCGCAGCGCGCGCTCGAGGTCGCCGGCCGGCTGCTGCTGGCCTTCGGCAAGCGCCGCTCCGCCTGGTGGGCGGGCACCGCGACTCTCGGCGTGGCCAAGATCGTCGAGAACATGGAGATCGGCCACAACGTCATGCATGGCCAGTGGGACTGGATGAACGACCCCGAGATCCACTCCTCGTCGTGGGAGTGGGACATGGCGGGGTCGTCCAAGCACTGGCGGTTCACTCACAACTACGTGCACCACAAGTACACGAACATCCTCGGCATGGACGACGACGTCGGCTACGGCCTGCTGCGCGTCACGCGTGACCACCCGTGGCAACGCTTCAACCTGTTCAACCTGGTCTACAACACGCTGCTGGCCCTCGGCTTCGAGTGGGGAGTCGGGCTGCAGCACGTCGAGATCGGCAAGATCGTCAAGAAGCGGATGGATAACGACGAGGCGCGCGAGCGCGTTGACGAGTTCCTGGTCAAGGCCGGCGGACAGGTGTTCAAGGACTACGTGGCGTTTCCGGCGCTGACGTCGGCGTCGCCGTGGGCGTCGTTCAAGTCGACGCTGAAGGCCAACATCGTGGCCAACCTGATCCGCAACGTGTGGGCCAACGCGATCATCTTCTGCGGCCATTTCCCCGATGGCGCAGAGAAATTCACCAAGACCGACATGGATGGCGAGTCGAAGGGGCACTGGTACCTTCGCCAGATGCTCGGCAGCGCCAACATCGACGCCGGCCCGGCCATGCGATTCATGAGTGGGAGCCTGTCTCACCAGATCGAGCACCACCTGTTTCCGGATCTGCCCAGCAACCGGTACGAGGAGATCGCGGTGCGGGTCCGCCAGATCTGCGAGAAGTACGACTTGCCTTACACCACAGGGCCTTTCCTGGTGCAGTACGGCAAGACGTGGCGGACGATCGCGAAGCTGTCGCTGCCGGACAAGTACCTGCGCGACACCGCCGACAATGCACCGGAGACCCGCAGTGAGTCGATGTTCGCCGCACTGGAACCCGGCTACACCGGCACCGACCCGTCGACCGGACGCCGCCGCGGCTTGAAGACCGCGATCGCCGCGGTGCGGGGTTGGCGGCGGAATAAGCGGACCGCGGACGAGCAAACGCCCGGACGGGACGACCTCGCCGCATAAGCTGGCTCGGTGGACTCGGGCAATGTAGTCACCGCGCACCCGATCGTCGAGGCCGTGCTGGACCGGCACCGCGATGCGCTGGGCGAACACCGGTCGGCCTACGGCAATCACGTCTACCGCAGCCTCACCTATCACCAACTGCTGCTTGGCTTTTCGGTGCCCGACACCGCGGCCCTGGCGTGGGCGACCCACGACCTAGGCATCTGGACCGCGGACACCTGGGACTACCTGGGACCGTCGGCGGATCTCGCGGAGGCCTACGCCGGCGAGTACGGGATCACCGACATCGACCAGTTGCGCGCGCTGGTCACCGAGCACCACCGGCTGCGGCCGCTTCGTGATGCGCGCGTCACCGAGACGTTTCGCCAGGCCGACCTCATCGACGTCAGTCGCGGCGTGCTGACCCAGGGGGTCGGGCGAGCGGCGGTGCGAGCTGCCGTCAAGGCGTTGCCGTACAACGGCTTTCACGCGTTTCTGGCGAAGGGACTGTCCGGCTACGCGTTGCGGCATCCGCTGCGCCCGCTCCCGATGCTGCGTTTCTAGTCGCCGCGAAACAGAAGCCAGGGTCGCGATTCGCGCCGATTCACCGCCGTGGCTTCGGGTTCGCGGTCAGCCGGCGAGCGCGACCAATCGCTGCAGGGCTTTCAATTGCTGATCGTGGTCGCCGTCGAGTTTGGCCAGCAGCGTGGTGATGCCGGCCGACCGGTAGCGGTCGATGCGCTCGGCGATAATCTCTTCGGCGCCAAGCAGATTCGTCAGCCTACCGAGATCCAGCGGCACCGCGGCGCGGGCCTCGTCGCGGCGGCCCTCCCGCCAGAGCCGGGCGACGGTCTTGACCTCGTCGGCGTAGCCCAGCCGGCTGAAGGCGTCGTTGTAGAAGTTCTGACCGCCGGAACCGCCTGAGCCCATCGCGCCGATCGTGAACGCGTACCCGTCGGCGTGTCGGCGGGCGGCCGCATCGGCCGACGCCTGGTCGTCGTGGAACTCCACAGCGACGGGTGCGACGAGGTCGAGGTCACCCAGCGTTCGCCCGGCCCGGTGCGCGCCGTCGCGCAACGGCCCGAGGAACACTTCGGCCGCCTCGGGGATGAATGCGTTGCCCAGCCACCCGTCGGCCGTCTCGCCGGTCAGTTCGAGATTCTGCGGACCCATCGACGCGACGTAGACCGGGACGTGCCGCGGCCGCACCATCGGCTTGAGCGCCGCGCCGCGACTGTCCGGCAGCGGCAGCGGGTAGACCTCGCCATCGTGCTCGAGGCGTTCGCCGCGGCTGACCGTGCGGACGATCTCGATGGTCTCCCGGGTGGCCTGCACCGGCTTGCGGAAGCGGACGCCGTGCCAGCCCTCCATCACCCGCGGCCCCGACGTGCCGATACCCAGCAGGAAACGTCCCGCCGACAACTCCTGCAGGCTCAGCGCCGACGTCGCCAGCAACGCCGGGCTGCGTGAACCCAGTTGCACGACAAAGGTTCCCAGCCGGATCGACGATGTCTTGGCGGCCAGGTAGGCCAGCCCGGTCAGCGCGTCGTAGCCCCACACCTCGGGGATCCACAGCGACGAGACGCCGGCCTGCTCGGCGGCCATCGCGAAGTCGGCGGCGCCGGGCAGTCGAGGTTCGATCATTGCGCCGATCTGCATGGCTGGCATGCTAATCAGCATGCGCTATCGCGATCTACCCACCATCGAAGTGACGCAGCGCGTGAAGTGTGACGTCCCCACCGCGTGGGCGCTGGTGACCGACATCAACCTGCCGACCAAGTGCTCGTCGGAACTGCGCGGCGTCGAGTGGCTCGACGGCGCCACCGGCGTGGAGGTGGGCGCGCGGTTCCGTGGGCGCAACGTGAACGAAGCCATGGACTGGTCGACGGTGTGCGAAGTTGTCGAGGTCGACGCCCCGCACCGCTGGGTCTACAACGTCCAAGGTCCTGAGGGCCCGTGTGCGACGTGGGCATTCGAGGTCGAGCCGACCAGCGACGGCGCACTGATCCGGCAGTGGGGGCGGATGGGACCGGGCCCGTCGGGCCTGACCCCGGCGATCCTGTCCATGCCGGACAAAGAGGCACGAATCATCGCCACCCGGCTGGCCGAATGGCAGACCAACATGCAGGCCAACCTGGAGTGCATTCGCGCCGAGGTCGAGGGCTAACTCTCCCGCAGCGCGGTCAGCAGCCGTCGCGCCGCGGCCACCCGGCGCACCGCCGGGCCGGTCAACTCGTCCAGTGCGCATTCGGGATCGGCGGGCGGACCCAGGTGTCCACAGCCGCGGGGGCAGTCCTCGATCGCCTCGGCCAGGTCGGAGAACGCCAGCACCACGTCGTCGGGCTTGATGTGGGCAAGTCCGAACGAGCGGATCCCGGGGGTGTCGATCACCCAGGTGTCGTCGTCGAGTGGCAGCGCCACCGACTGCGTCGACGTATGCCGCCCCCGGCCTATGTCGGTTACCTCGCCGACGGCCCGGTCCGCTTGCGGCACAAGGCGATTCACCAACGTCGACTTACCCACCCCGGAATGTCCCAGCAGCACCGTGATTTTCCCGGTCAGCAGGTGCGCCACCGCGTCCAGCGGGTCGTCGCGGCCGGCGGTGATCACGGTCAGGTCGAGGTCGGCGAACTGCGCGGCAAAGGGTTCGGCCGGGGCGAGGTCGGTCTTGGTGAGGCACAGTATCGGTGTCAGGCCGCCGACGTAGGCGGCGATCAGCGTCCGGTCGACCAACCCGGTGCGCGGTGGGGGATCGGCCAGCGCCACCACGATCAGTACCTGGTCGGCGTTGGCGACGACCACCCGCTCGTACGGGTCGGTGTCATCGGCGGTGCGCCGCAACACCGTTCGCCGCTCGCCGCGACGGACGATGCGCGCCAACGTATCCGGGCGCCCGGAGAGATCGCCGACCACGTCCACGTCGTCGCCGACCACGATCGGGGTGCGGCCCAACTCCCGCGCCCGCATCGCCGTGACCCGTTGCTCGGCATCGCCGTCGAGGGCGCAACCCCAGCGGCCACGATCGACACTGATCACCATCGCCGACTCTGCGTCGGCGTGCTCGGGGCGGGTTTTGGTCCGCGGCCGGGAGCCTTTCCCGGAGCGGATCTTGGCGTCGGACTCGTCGTAGTCCTCCGGTTTCAACCGCTCGACCCCAGCATGTCGGCCCACATCCGCGGAAAGTTCGGCAGCGTCTTCGCGGTGGTCTCGATGTCCTCGACCTGCACTCCGTCGACGCGCAGGCCGACGATCGCCCCCGCGGTCGCCATCCGGTGGTCGGCGTAGGACCGCCACAGCCCCGCGCGCAGCGGCGTTGCGATGATCTCCAGCCCGTCGGCGGTCTCGCGGCAGTTGCCGCCGAGCCGGTTTATCTCGGTGCTGAGTGCGGCCAGTCGGTCGGTCTCATGGCCACGCAGGTGGGCGACGCCGGACAGCCGCGACACCGAGCCGTCGGCGGCCAGTGCCGCGAGGACCGCGACCGACGGAGTCAGCTCGCCGACGTCGCGCAGGTTGACGTCGAACCCTGGATAGGACTGCGGACCCCGCACTTCGAGATACGAACTATCTTGCGTCACAACGCAATTCAATTTTGCGAGGATGCTCAGGATGGTATCGGCGGGTTGGATGCTGTCGGCGGGCCAACCGGTGATGCGGACCGCGCCGCCGCTGACCACCGCTGCGGCGATGAACGGCACGGCGTTGGACAGGTCCGGCTCGATCGGCCAGTGCCGCGCCGCGACCGGCCCGGGACGGATGCGCCACTGGTTGGCCGTCGCGTCGTCGACCTCGACACCGGCCTGGCGCAGCATCGCCACCGTCATCGCTATGTGCGGCGCCGACGGCAGGGACGGGCCGACGTGCCGTACTTCCAGCCCGTCGGTGAACGAGGGCCCGGCGAGCAGCAGGCCGGAGACGAACTGCGAGGAGGCCGACGCGTCGATGTCGACCGCGCCGCCGGCGACCTTGCCCGCGCCGCGCACCCGGAACGGCAGGTCGGCGCCGTCGATGTCGACGCCGAGACCGCGCAGCGCGTCCAGCAGCGGCGCGATCGGCCGGGCACGGGCCTGCTCGTCGCCGTCGAACGTCACCTCGGACAGGCCCAGCGCGGCCAGCGGCGGGACGAATCGCAGCACCGTGCCGGCCAGGCCGCAGTCGATGCGGGCTGCGGCCGCCGGGGCGATGGCCCCGCTGACCTCTAGCTCGTCAGCCGGCCCGGCTACCCGCAGGCCGAGGGCTTCCAGAGCGCCGATCATCAGGTCGGTGTCGCGGCTGCGCAGCGCGCCGCTGATGGTCGAGACGCCGCCGTTCGCCGCGGCCAGCGCCGCGAGCACCAGCGCGCGGTTGGTCTGCGATTTCGAGCCCGGCACCGACACCGTTGCGTGCACCGGCCGCGACGCGATCGGGGCGGGCCAGGTATTCACGTGCTCCATTCTGGACTAGCGGCGATCGCAGGCGCGGCGGGTCGCCGCCCGACCAACCGAGCGGGCACGATGGACGGCATGTGCGGACGATTCGCGGTGACGACGGACCCTGCGGTGCTGGCCGAAAAGATCGAGGCGATCAACGAGGCCAGGAAGGCGGAGTCGTCAGGGCCGAATTACAACGTGGCCCCGACGACGACGGTCACCACGGTGGTGCGTCGCCATGACGAGCCCGACGACGAGCCGACGCGGCGGGTTCGGTCGATGCGCTGGGGGCTGATCCCGCCGTGGGCGAAGGCCGACGCGGACGGCGCCCCGGAGTCCAAGGGCCCGCTGTTGATCAACGCCCGCGCCGAGAAGGTCACCACCTCGCCGGCGTTCCGGTCCAGCGCCAAATCCAAGCGCTGCCTGATCCCGATGGACGGCTACTACGAATGGCGCGCCAATGCCGACACCGCCGCCGGCAAGAAGTCGCGCAAGACGCCGTTCTTCATGCATCGCAGCGACGGCGAGATGTTGTTCATGGCGGGGTTGTGGTCGGTCTGGAAACCAGTGAAAGAGGGCAACCCGTTGCTGAGTTGCACGATCATCACCACCGACGCGGTCGGCGAGCTCGCCGAGATCCACGATCGGATGCCGCTGATCGTGCCCGAGGGGGAGTGGGACCGCTGGCTGGATCCCGATGCCTCGCCGGATCTCGATTTCCTGGCCGCGCCGCCGAGCATCGACGGCATCGAGATGCGCGAAATCTCCACGCTGGTCAACAGCATTCGCAACAACGGGCCCGAACTCCTGGAGCCCGCCGAGCCGCAGCCCGAACAGGCCACGCTGCTGTGAGCGCCTACAGCCACACCTTCGACGAGATCCGCAATCGCCCGGCCGCCGTGATCGGCGCCGGGACGCTGGGGCGGCGGATCGCGCTGATGCTCGCCAGCCGGGGCGGAACTGTGCGCATCTACGCCCGCCGTGACGAGCAGCTGGCCGAGGCGAAACAGTATGTGGCCGAGACTCTTCCAAGGGTCATCGAAACCCGCAGCTTCGGCGAGTCGGGCACGGTGGTCACGACCACGTCGCTGGCGGAGGCACTTGACGGCGCATGGCTGGCGGTGGAGTCGGCGCCGGAGAAGCTCGAGATCAAGATCCCACTGTGGGGCGAGATCGACAACGCCGCCCCACCCGACACCATCTTCGCGACCAACTCGTCGTCGTTCCCGTCGCGGCTGATGGCCGAAAACATCAGGGACAAAACACGATTCTGCAACACGCACTTCTACATGCCGCCCGAGGTCACCGGGCTCGACCTGATGTCCGACGGCGAGACCGACCGCGCCGTGCTCGACACCCTGCTCGCCGTGCTTCCCGAGTTCGGCGTCTACCCGTTCGAGGCGCGCAAGGAATGCACCGGCTTCATCTTCAATCGGGTGTGGGCGGCCATCAAGCGCGAGTCGCTGGCAGTGGTCGCCGAGGGTGTGGCGCGTCCCGAAGACGTCGACGGGATGTACACGTTGAACCTGGGCGCGCCGGCCGGGCCGTTTCGACTGATGGACCTGGTCGGGCTGGACGTGGCGCTCGACATCGAAAACAACTACGTCGCACAGTTTCCGAACCTGCCCACGGGTCCGCGGGATCTGCTGCAGTCCTATGTCGATGCCGGCAAGCTGGGCCTCAAGACCGGCGAGGGCTTCTACCGCTACAGCTGAGCGATCGCGGCCGCTGCGGCGTTGGCGCCGCACATGCCGTGCGCGCCGGGGCCCGGTGGCGTCGCGGCCGAACAGATGTACATGCCGGGCACGCCGATCGAATACGGCGACAATGTCGTTCGCGGTCCGAAGGCCAACTGGCGGATGTCCTTGGCGCCGGTCATGATGTCGCCGCCGACGTAGTTGGCGTTCAGTGCCGCGAACTGTTCGGGGGTGCGGACGAGCTGCCCGACGATGCGCTCGCGGAAGCCCGGCGCGAACCGCTCGATCTGCGCGATGATCGCTGGCGTCGCATCACCCGAAAACCCGTTGGGCACATGGGCGTACGTCCACACCGGGTGAACGTTGCCGACGGACCGCTGCGGGTCGGCCAGATACTGCTGACCGACCAGGACGAACGGGCGGTCGGGCATCCGGCCGGCGTTTACGTCGCGTTCGGCGGCGGCCAGTTCGGCATAGGTGCCGGCGACGTGGACGGTGCCGGCCCGCTGCGCCGCGGGGCTGGTCCACGGCACGCCGCCCTCGACGGCGAAGTCGACCTTGAAAGCCCCTGGGCCATGGCGGAATCGGCGGTACGCGCGGGCGACGCGGGCCGGCAGCCGGTCGCCGAGGATGTCGGCGATCGCGCCGGGCGCCAGGTCGAAGATTGTCACGTCGGCCGCCGGTAATTGCGACGAATGTGTCACGCGGACACCGGTTTCGATGGTGCCGCCGAACTCGCCGAGCGCCGCGGCCAGGGCGCGGGCGATGGACTGCGATCCGCCGGCAGCGACGGCCCAGCCGTGCCGATGCCCGGCGGTCAGGATGCCCAGCCCGATCGCCGAGGTCATCGGGTGATGCAGTGGCCGAAAGGCATGCGCGGCAACGCCGCCGAAGAGTGCGCGGGCCTGCGGTGTACGGAAGACCCGCGCCAGCGTGGAGCCGGGCAGCACAGTCGGAGCGCCGAAGCGGGCCAACGCCAGCGGGTGATGCGGCAGGCGCAGCAGCGGGCCCATGATGTCCTCGGACAGCATGTCGAACTTCGCCGAGGGCCAGCCGAACAGCCGCTGCCAGCGCGGGCCGTCAGCGCCCAGTCCCTCGGCGGTGGTCTGCACCGAGCGGTACAGCACTCCCGCTGTCCCGTCGTCGAGCGGATGCACGCAGTCGATCTCGGGTAGGCGCCACTGCAGGCCGTAGCGCTCTAGGCCGAGCCCGGTCAGGAACGCCGATCCGACGGCCATCGGATGGATCGCCGAGCAGTGGTCGTGCAGCAGTCCGGGAACGATGGCCTCGCCGCTGCGGGTGCCGCCGCCGATCTCGTCGGCCGCCTCGAGCACCGTGACGGACAGGCCATGCCGGGCGAGGGTCACGGCCGCGGCGAGTCCATTGGGACCGCTGCCGACCACGACCGCGCGAGACATACCCCAAACCCTATGCGGTGCCCGCGGCAATATCGCAATACCGAGAATTCCTCTGTTCAGCTAGAGTAATCCTCGTGCCACGAACAGCCGCCGATGCGCGCGGTCGACTGCTGCAGTCGGCCAGGCTCCGGTTCGCCGCCGACGGGGCCCTGGCGGCCACCCTCGACGAGATCCGCCGCGACGCCGAGGTCAGCGTCGGTGCGCTCTACCACCACTTTCCGGACAAGCCTGCGCTGGCGGCGGCCGTCTACGCCCAGGTGATGAGGGAGTATCAGGCGGGGTTCACGACGATGCTGCGCCGCCACGACACCGCCGAGGGCGGCATCCGCGGCGGCGTCGCCCATCACCTGCGCTGGGTCACAGACCACCGCGGCGAAGCCGCATTGCTGCTGGGGGACCGGCTGGACAGCCCGCAACTGCGGGAGTCCAATCACGCGTTCTTCGCCGACGTCCGCGACTGGTGGCGGCCGCATCACTCCTACGGGGTGTTGCGCCCGATTCACGGCGGGGTCACCGCGGCGCTGTGGTTCGGCCCGGCGCAGGAGTTCAGCCGGTATTGGATCGCCGGCGACGAGCCCCGCATGCCGCGGGGTGTCGTCAAGACATTCGCCGACGCCGCATGGAAGACGTTGCGGGCCAACGCTACCGAGGAGGACGCATGACCGAATCGCTCTACCCCCGACTAGTCGCCGAGGGCGACGCCGACGACGCGCCGCAGCGGGTACACGTCGAACGCCGCGGCGACCGCGCGATCGTCACCCTCGACGAACCCGACCGGCTCAATGTGCTCTCGGCGCCGCTGGTGCGTCAATTGCGTTGCGCGCTCGAGGCTCTCGTGGTCGATCGCGACGTGCGTAGCGTCGTGCTCACCGGGCGCGACCCCGGCTTCAGCGCCGGTGGTGACCTGAGGATGATGCGGCTGGCCACCGAAAACCTCGGCCAACCCGAGGGCGTGGCCGACGTATGGCGGTGGATCCGCCGCGAGTTCGGCGGCATCGCCCGGCTGATCGCCGGGTCGGACACGATCTTCGTCGCCGCCATCAACGGACCGGCCGCCGGAGTAGGGCTGGCCTGGGCGCTGTCATGCGACGTGGCGGTCGCCAGCGAGCAAGCCGTGATCGTGCCGGCATTCGGCAAGCTCGGCCTGATTCCCGAAGTCGGCACCAGCTGGGCGCTGACCCGACGCCTGGGATACCAAGGGGCGCTTGCCTATTACCTGCGCGGCGAGCACATCGACGCCCACGAGGCGCAGCGCCTTGGCCTGGTTCAGCAGGTCGTCGAGCACGGCCTGCTGCTCGAGGCCGCCGACGAATGGTGTTCGCGTGTGGCGGCCATGCCGTCGCATGCGGCCGCGATGACCAAGCCGCTCCTGCGCGCCACCGCCGACGCCGGTTGGCACGAGGCGTTGACGATGGAGGAGTTCGCCGAGCCCACCTGCTTCACCACCGCCGCGTTCGCCGACAGCGTGCACGGCATGCTGGCGAAGTCTCAGGCCTGAATCTCCGCGGTCACCGCGTCGGTCAGCCGAACCAGGTCGGCGGGCGCGACGGCGACGTCCCAGCCGCGCCGCCCGGCGCTGACGTACATCCGCTCCCACCCGAGCGCGCCGGCGTCGATCACCGTCGGCAACCGGCTTCGCTGCCCTAGGGGAGAGATCGCGCCGAGCACGTAGCCCGTCGTCCGCTCGGCGACCTTCTGGTCGGCCATGGCGGCCTTTGCCGCGCCGAGCGCCGCGGCCGCGGCCTTCAGCGACAGCTTCGCCAGCGCGGGCACGATCGCCACGGCCAACCCGTCGGCCAGCGCGATGACCAGCGTCTTGTAGATCTGCCCGGGGTCGACCTCGCCGCTCAGCGCGCGAACCGCCTCGCCGCCGAACGAACGTTCCCCCGGGTCGTGGTCGTACTGGACCACCTCGTGCGCGACGCCGGCCTCGGCCAGGACCGCCAGTGCCCGAGTCGCTTTAGAACTAGGAATGGTCGTGACCCGCTGCGCCCAGCTTCGCTGCGCTTGCGATCACTCAGGGACCGGAGTACCCCGGCGGGTTCACGCCGTCCACCCAGAAGTCGACGCCGAGGGTGCCGCCCGGCACGCAGTTGTAGGTCGATAGGTCGCTGACGCCGGATTCCAGCAGCACGTCCTCGCACAGCAGCATGTTGCCGGTGTACTCCTTGGACGACTTGTTCAGGATCACGTAGGCCGCGTCGGAGTAGATCTCCGGCTTGCGGGCCCGGCCCATCGCCTCGTCGCCGCCGAGCAGGTTCTGCACCGCGGCGGTCGCGACCAGCGTGCGCGGCCACAGCGTGTTCGAGGCGATACCCTCTTCGCGCATCTCCTCGGCAATACCCAACGCGCACAGCGTCATTCCGAACTTCGCCATCATGTAGGCCGTCGGCTTCAGCCATTCCTGGCCGAGCAGCACCGGCGGGGACAACGTCAGGACGTGCGGGTTCTCCCGGCCCTTCATGTGCGGCAGGCACGCCTGTGACACGGCGTAGGTGCCGCGAACCTGGATGCCGTTC
The sequence above is a segment of the Candidatus Mycobacterium wuenschmannii genome. Coding sequences within it:
- a CDS encoding TetR/AcrR family transcriptional regulator, whose protein sequence is MPRTAADARGRLLQSARLRFAADGALAATLDEIRRDAEVSVGALYHHFPDKPALAAAVYAQVMREYQAGFTTMLRRHDTAEGGIRGGVAHHLRWVTDHRGEAALLLGDRLDSPQLRESNHAFFADVRDWWRPHHSYGVLRPIHGGVTAALWFGPAQEFSRYWIAGDEPRMPRGVVKTFADAAWKTLRANATEEDA
- a CDS encoding enoyl-CoA hydratase/isomerase family protein — translated: MTESLYPRLVAEGDADDAPQRVHVERRGDRAIVTLDEPDRLNVLSAPLVRQLRCALEALVVDRDVRSVVLTGRDPGFSAGGDLRMMRLATENLGQPEGVADVWRWIRREFGGIARLIAGSDTIFVAAINGPAAGVGLAWALSCDVAVASEQAVIVPAFGKLGLIPEVGTSWALTRRLGYQGALAYYLRGEHIDAHEAQRLGLVQQVVEHGLLLEAADEWCSRVAAMPSHAAAMTKPLLRATADAGWHEALTMEEFAEPTCFTTAAFADSVHGMLAKSQA
- a CDS encoding YbaK/EbsC family protein; the protein is MPSSKATRALAVLAEAGVAHEVVQYDHDPGERSFGGEAVRALSGEVDPGQIYKTLVIALADGLAVAIVPALAKLSLKAAAAALGAAKAAMADQKVAERTTGYVLGAISPLGQRSRLPTVIDAGALGWERMYVSAGRRGWDVAVAPADLVRLTDAVTAEIQA
- a CDS encoding SDR family oxidoreductase gives rise to the protein MSLKGKTMFISGASRGIGLAIAKRAAQDGANIALVAKTAEPHPKLPGTVFTAAKELEEAGGQALPIVGDVRDPDSVESAVAKAVEQFGGIDICVNNASAINLGSISEVPMKRFDLMNGIQVRGTYAVSQACLPHMKGRENPHVLTLSPPVLLGQEWLKPTAYMMAKFGMTLCALGIAEEMREEGIASNTLWPRTLVATAAVQNLLGGDEAMGRARKPEIYSDAAYVILNKSSKEYTGNMLLCEDVLLESGVSDLSTYNCVPGGTLGVDFWVDGVNPPGYSGP